The nucleotide sequence AAATCGGCATTCAAAAAGATCAGAAAATACTTGAAATCGGCGCTGGAATGGGGGTAACCGGCCTTTTCCTGAGCGCCTTTGGGTACGACGTAACAATCACCGACTATGATGAGGACACTCTGGAATTGTTGCGGATTAATGCAAAACAAAATAATTTAAGCAATGTATCTGTAATGAAGCTGGATTGGAACGATCCTGATATAAAAGGAGAATATAATATTATCTGCGGTTCTGAACTGGTTTACAAAGACGTAGATATAGAGCCGGTTATCAATCTTATCCAAAAATATATTCGACCCAAAGGGGTTGTGTTTCTATCTTATGAGTTGCAGCGCAAGAGTATGATAAAATTAATTGAGATGCTTTCAAGCAGCTTTGAAATTAAAAATATCGTAAAAACATTACGAGGAGAGGATGAGCTTTGTAAGATTGCGCTCCATACACTTACTTCTAAATAAACAGAACATTGAAGTAAATCTTTCTGGCTTGCAATTTTCGAAAAATTAAATTAATAGTTTCCAAAAAATAACTAAGCTTTTTTGCCTGGGTGGCGGAATTGGTAGACGCAAGGGACTTAAAAGCCCATAAAACGCATAAAGAAATCAAAGAGTTACATGCTACTGTACTTAAACTGTACTGATTCTCACCGTCTATTTCTTAAATTCCCCGATCGACATAGGGCCATAATTCAACCTCTTTATTACCTCTGATAGATAATCCGGAGACAAGTGGGCATATCGTTTTGTGGACTCATACGATTTATGCCGCATAAGACCCTGAATGGCTTGGAGGGATTCGCCCTTCATGGCCAGATGAGACGCGAAAGTGTGTCGCAGATCGTGAAAACGATAGGAGTCTTTAAGACCGGCTTTACGAACACACGCCTTGAATTTTTGTGATATCCACGAAACGGTTTTAAACCTGAATATTCTTTCTCTGTCCAAATGCTGATATTGTTCAAGGATAG is from Anaerolineae bacterium and encodes:
- a CDS encoding methyltransferase domain-containing protein, with protein sequence MDTMSVRDKYELELRPVSIRGKKLELYCVKINDPFVDKLLQHGEEDANSFPFWVKIWEASIILADHLIQIGIQKDQKILEIGAGMGVTGLFLSAFGYDVTITDYDEDTLELLRINAKQNNLSNVSVMKLDWNDPDIKGEYNIICGSELVYKDVDIEPVINLIQKYIRPKGVVFLSYELQRKSMIKLIEMLSSSFEIKNIVKTLRGEDELCKIALHTLTSK